The nucleotide sequence CTGATCCTGATTGATCTCGGCATCCGGTTTTTCCTGTGAATGCGTGATCGAGACGCTGCCTGTAAACACGTGAAGTTCTGTCTGTTCGTCGGCATTGACTGCCAGGCCAAAGTTTGCAGATTGAGACAGCAGTGTGAGATTCGCTGTCGTCAGTGTAAACACATGATCGCGTGAGCTGCCGACGACTGCCAGGCGTCCGGACTTCAGGTGTGCGCGGTTGTCAGAATTGATTCCGAGTTCTGCGGGCCCCTCCAGGGCGATGGTCGTACCACTCAAAAAGTCGATGAGTGTGCGTCCTGATTTGAGTTTCAACCAGCCGGGAACCAGTGGCTTACTCACATCCTGAGTCCACTCGGTCCGTTCCCAGACCGGTTGGTGTTCTTCGATAATCATTGCCGCGGGGACGCCATCACTGGAATCGAGCCGTGTGACGGCGCGGGCCGGAGTGCTGTCCATCATGAGTAGAACCGTCAGAAACAGACAGGCAACGAGAGTTGTTGCCAGCGCATACCGCATCACAGTGAGCTGCTTCCGTGCTGATGCCACGCCGGGATCGATACGGGGAGTACCTGTTTCTCTTTCAGGAGACAGACAGAACAAATCGAGGAGCGGCTCGGTGTGCCCCTGTTCCCACTGCAGGAGGGAATCGGTATTCATCATTTCCAGATAGAGTTCGCGGGCTGCTTCATCGGTTTCCAGACGTTTCAGGAAATTCTGGTTTTCCTCATCCGTCAATACACCATCCAGGAAGGCGGAAATGATTTCCTGAGTGTTGTTCTGTGTTTCTTCAGGATTTGGTTTCTGATTCATGACTCACAATTCTCCCTGCTCACTGGCAAGTGTTTTCTGAACGCACTCTTGTAATAGCTGCCGGATGCGATAGAGGGTCTGTGACACGGCTCCAACAGAGCGCCCCTGCGCCTCTGCGATCGCTTGTACCGAGCCACCTGAGGTATACCTCTGCTGAATCAGGTTTCGGCTCTGTTCTGGCAGCTTGGAAACACAACGGGCAAGTACCCGCTGCAGGTCCTGATCGCCCGCCAGTTTCTCTTCATTCTGTTTCGCCAGCATCTCTACCAGCTCTACATTAAACACCATTGAATCACGCTTATTGTCGCGATAATAAGCCAGGACCTGAAAGTAGGCGACCTTACAGGCCCAGGCGATAAAATTGCTGTCTGCCTCAAATTCTTCCGAACGGCGCCAGAGAACGAGATTCGTTTCCTGCAGCACATCCTGAACAGCCTGGGAATCAGGCAGCAGTGAGCGAATATAAGCATAAAGCCTGCTCTGGTGAGCAGTTAGAAGTTGGACAAATTTTTCAATCTCTTCGGGTTTCAAGACGGTGCTGATCCTTACGGTCCCTACTGCCGACCAGTCGGCAGCGTCATGATTCTCTGATCCAGAGTGCATCACTTTTAACCATAGCGTCTCTCAATCGAATGTATTCGGCCCAACTGGCCTGGGAGACGTTAAAGTAAAACTGGACACAGTCTAATATACCAGAATTTCTCAAATCTCACACAATGAGGAGTTTTCAGGCAAAAAAACTCAAATCGATGA is from Gimesia maris and encodes:
- a CDS encoding anti-sigma factor family protein gives rise to the protein MNQKPNPEETQNNTQEIISAFLDGVLTDEENQNFLKRLETDEAARELYLEMMNTDSLLQWEQGHTEPLLDLFCLSPERETGTPRIDPGVASARKQLTVMRYALATTLVACLFLTVLLMMDSTPARAVTRLDSSDGVPAAMIIEEHQPVWERTEWTQDVSKPLVPGWLKLKSGRTLIDFLSGTTIALEGPAELGINSDNRAHLKSGRLAVVGSSRDHVFTLTTANLTLLSQSANFGLAVNADEQTELHVFTGSVSITHSQEKPDAEINQDQTPETIDERVVTAGQAIVFDSTGSEVTRQPADQGAFPARDQFSVADPPGDIPAINFAAHKIEPYSFQDGQYELPTNYQLIEQGKGIRLWGNAWKTLEVNAEITPNTVIEFDFRSLHQGQIHGFGFDKDKKYNKGNQVFQIYGYEAWSHIGQQFNTYTGTGWKRFRIRVGRYLTGKYRYLHFIADEDVIARAESQFRNVRIYEAPTKQ
- a CDS encoding sigma-70 family RNA polymerase sigma factor, whose translation is MHSGSENHDAADWSAVGTVRISTVLKPEEIEKFVQLLTAHQSRLYAYIRSLLPDSQAVQDVLQETNLVLWRRSEEFEADSNFIAWACKVAYFQVLAYYRDNKRDSMVFNVELVEMLAKQNEEKLAGDQDLQRVLARCVSKLPEQSRNLIQQRYTSGGSVQAIAEAQGRSVGAVSQTLYRIRQLLQECVQKTLASEQGEL